In Treponema primitia ZAS-2, a genomic segment contains:
- a CDS encoding nucleotidyl transferase AbiEii/AbiGii toxin family protein, with product MNTKSPVQIMFEQYHCTTTEERRDALKEIIQEITLAALDRAHFFTHAAFYGGTALRIFHQLDRFSEDLDFSLMEPDSSFDLGLYLNAVWDELGSYGFDMTVETKEKVTDTAVQSAFIKGGTLLHLLKIGSITPPVPGVPPNELIKVKFEVDTNPYPGAGYEVKYGLMPIPYSVRLFDLPSLFAGKLHALLYRSWKSRAKGRDFYDYLWYLSKGIPVNRRYLEAGIRQGGHWAGPEPLALKDILRLLTDRFSSVDYKQIKNDVLPFIRDTRPLDLWSKDFFISLSQEKLRITP from the coding sequence ATGAACACCAAATCACCGGTACAAATAATGTTTGAGCAGTACCATTGTACTACTACCGAAGAACGCCGGGACGCCCTCAAGGAGATTATTCAGGAAATCACCCTGGCAGCCCTTGACCGCGCCCATTTTTTTACCCACGCTGCTTTCTATGGAGGAACGGCCCTCCGTATCTTTCACCAGCTCGACCGTTTTTCCGAAGATCTGGATTTCAGTCTTATGGAACCGGACTCATCCTTTGACTTAGGTCTCTATCTGAACGCTGTCTGGGACGAGCTGGGATCATACGGTTTTGACATGACCGTAGAAACGAAAGAAAAGGTGACTGACACCGCCGTTCAGTCAGCCTTTATTAAAGGGGGAACCCTGCTTCATCTTTTAAAGATAGGTTCCATCACCCCGCCGGTTCCCGGTGTTCCCCCAAATGAACTGATTAAGGTCAAATTTGAAGTTGATACGAACCCCTACCCGGGCGCTGGCTACGAAGTCAAATATGGCCTTATGCCGATCCCCTATTCGGTCCGGCTCTTTGACCTTCCATCGCTTTTCGCGGGCAAACTTCACGCGCTCCTGTACCGCTCCTGGAAATCCCGCGCCAAGGGCCGTGATTTTTACGACTACCTCTGGTACCTTTCAAAGGGCATCCCGGTCAATCGCCGGTACTTAGAAGCCGGCATACGCCAGGGCGGGCACTGGGCCGGGCCGGAGCCTCTCGCCCTAAAAGATATACTCCGCTTGCTAACAGACCGCTTTTCATCGGTTGATTATAAGCAGATAAAAAACGATGTGCTCCCTTTTATCAGGGACACCCGCCCACTGGACTTATGGAGCAAGGATTTTTTCATTTCCCTTTCACAAGAAAAGCTGCGCATCACCCCTTGA
- a CDS encoding type IV toxin-antitoxin system AbiEi family antitoxin domain-containing protein → MIKTHLMVMDELAGYASPQARLTRLLKAGALVQLRKGLFVDDPATPHPPIAPLLYGPSYISFQYALANAGLIPERVRVVTSASFNKNKDKVFRTPLGEFRYFYLPPTVYPYGITVREEAGLPYLIASPEKALCDMVYKNPLITSLNDMGSLLLEDWRIDRQDLRNLDGAFIRWIAPLYRRKSLLALADWLGKEVYQ, encoded by the coding sequence ATGATTAAGACCCATTTGATGGTTATGGATGAACTCGCAGGCTATGCTTCCCCCCAAGCGCGGCTTACCCGGCTTTTAAAGGCCGGCGCCCTGGTACAGTTGCGGAAAGGCCTCTTTGTGGACGATCCCGCAACTCCCCACCCGCCTATTGCCCCGCTGCTCTACGGACCTTCCTATATTTCCTTTCAGTACGCCCTGGCCAATGCAGGCCTTATCCCTGAACGGGTACGGGTGGTAACATCCGCAAGCTTCAATAAAAACAAGGACAAGGTGTTCCGCACTCCTCTGGGGGAATTCCGGTATTTCTATCTTCCCCCTACGGTGTATCCCTATGGCATTACCGTGCGGGAAGAGGCGGGATTGCCCTATCTTATCGCTTCGCCGGAAAAGGCCCTCTGCGATATGGTCTATAAAAATCCGTTAATTACTTCCCTGAACGATATGGGGTCCCTGCTCCTAGAGGACTGGCGCATTGATCGCCAAGATCTCCGCAATCTGGATGGCGCCTTTATCCGCTGGATTGCTCCGCTCTACCGCAGAAAATCACTGCTGGCCCTGGCCGATTGGCTGGGCAAGGAAGTATACCAATGA
- the vapB gene encoding type II toxin-antitoxin system antitoxin VapB: MTKVFKSGNSQAIRIPKEYQVDEDELCINKIGNTIVLFPKNDPWELFKKSLTEFSDDFLFDGRNQPPMQKRF, from the coding sequence ATGACGAAGGTTTTTAAAAGCGGAAATAGCCAGGCAATACGTATTCCCAAGGAATATCAAGTTGATGAAGATGAGCTATGTATCAATAAAATTGGCAATACAATAGTCCTTTTCCCGAAAAATGATCCATGGGAATTATTTAAGAAAAGCCTAACTGAATTTTCAGATGATTTTCTTTTTGATGGGAGAAATCAACCTCCGATGCAGAAGCGTTTTTAG
- the vapC gene encoding type II toxin-antitoxin system tRNA(fMet)-specific endonuclease VapC: MGEINLRCRSVFSIVYLLDTNICIYIINKRPQKIIEKISLHEPAEIKISAVSIAEMEYGAAKSAYPEKNRNALRDFLISFEIIPFDLKDAEIYGIIRAELERNGEVIGPYDMQLASQALSRDYIFVTNNIQEFQRIKKLKLENWV, translated from the coding sequence ATGGGAGAAATCAACCTCCGATGCAGAAGCGTTTTTAGTATCGTGTATTTATTAGATACTAATATTTGCATTTATATAATTAATAAACGGCCGCAAAAGATCATAGAGAAAATTAGTCTGCATGAACCTGCAGAGATAAAAATATCGGCTGTATCAATAGCTGAAATGGAATATGGGGCTGCCAAAAGCGCCTATCCTGAAAAAAACAGAAATGCCTTACGGGATTTTTTAATATCATTTGAAATAATCCCTTTTGATCTTAAGGATGCAGAGATTTACGGAATAATACGAGCCGAGTTGGAACGGAATGGAGAAGTTATAGGTCCCTATGACATGCAGCTTGCTTCCCAGGCTTTAAGCCGGGATTATATTTTTGTAACAAATAATATTCAGGAATTCCAGAGAATTAAAAAACTTAAATTAGAGAATTGGGTATAA
- a CDS encoding UDP-glucuronic acid decarboxylase family protein, whose product MSRKDQYALNTRALVTGGAGFLGSHLCERLIKEKYDVLCLDNFFTGQKRNIEHLMGNSYFELVRHDVTFPYYAEIDQIYNFACPASPPHYQYDPVQTTKTSVHGAINMLGLAKRTGARILQASTSEVYGDPVVHPQVESYWGNVNPIGIRSCYDEGKRCAETLFFDYHRQHQVEIKVVRIFNTYGPRMHPNDGRVVSNFIMQALRGDNITIYGDGSQTRSFCYVDDLIEAIVQMMKTPADFTGPVNIGNPGEFSMLELAETILSLTGSKSKIIYQPLPSDDPKQRKPNIALAKEKLNWEPKIHLRDGLKETIAYFEGQIK is encoded by the coding sequence ATGAGCAGGAAAGATCAGTATGCTCTTAATACCCGTGCGCTTGTTACAGGTGGGGCAGGATTTTTAGGTAGCCATCTGTGCGAACGATTAATCAAAGAAAAGTACGATGTTCTTTGTCTGGATAATTTTTTTACCGGGCAAAAACGTAATATTGAGCATCTTATGGGGAATTCATATTTTGAGCTTGTTCGGCACGATGTAACGTTTCCCTATTACGCAGAGATTGACCAGATATATAATTTTGCCTGTCCCGCAAGCCCACCACATTACCAGTACGATCCGGTCCAGACAACCAAGACCAGTGTGCATGGAGCTATCAATATGCTGGGCTTGGCGAAACGTACCGGGGCGCGTATCCTCCAAGCATCGACCAGTGAAGTATATGGCGATCCGGTAGTACACCCACAAGTTGAATCTTACTGGGGGAATGTTAACCCCATCGGAATCCGGTCCTGCTATGACGAGGGGAAACGATGTGCTGAAACCCTGTTTTTTGATTATCACCGGCAGCATCAGGTTGAAATAAAAGTAGTCCGAATTTTTAATACCTATGGGCCGCGTATGCATCCCAATGATGGCAGGGTTGTAAGCAATTTTATCATGCAGGCGCTCCGGGGAGATAACATAACGATATACGGTGATGGTAGTCAGACCCGGTCGTTTTGTTATGTGGATGATTTGATAGAAGCTATTGTCCAGATGATGAAGACGCCCGCAGACTTTACCGGCCCGGTAAACATTGGAAATCCCGGAGAATTCTCTATGCTGGAGCTTGCGGAGACCATTTTATCCCTCACCGGGAGCAAGTCCAAAATTATATATCAGCCACTACCATCGGATGATCCAAAGCAACGGAAACCTAATATCGCCTTGGCAAAAGAAAAGCTGAATTGGGAGCCAAAGATTCATTTGCGGGATGGATTAAAAGAGACGATTGCATATTTTGAGGGACAGATCAAATAA
- the wzx gene encoding O-unit flippase-like protein, producing MQIDRKDVLWNYAATFLQIAAQLILFPFILRILPQETIAIWTIFSTIIILINLLDFGFNPSFTRNVAYVFSGVKALKTNGFSVVDTGQTTDVDYKLLKDLITVMRLFYSCVSVILFFILTTIGTYYIYTVLKTYIGNQTEVYIAWFILCCINAYSFFTLYYDSLLQGRGLIKRSKQIGIIGQSSYLIVAIILILSGFGLIAIVSAQAVSIIIRRVLSYNSFYTADIRLNLHNIVNQTQRGILKAIYPNAIKIGINSIGGFLINRSPVVIGSLYLSLDFIASYGITTQIIGVISSLASVYFSTYLVQIMHYRVQNNMDEIKHIYFKSCLLFLIMYIFGGLVLIFLGNFMLDIIIKSKTPLLSQRFIIILLISGLLEANTSIAGNILLTKNEVPFFKAGLISGICILILLLALFKYTNLGVWSIIFAPCVVQCCYSYWKWPLKAYRELNVSQVRH from the coding sequence TTGCAAATTGATCGAAAAGATGTTTTGTGGAATTATGCTGCTACATTCTTACAAATAGCAGCGCAACTTATACTTTTCCCATTTATTTTACGTATTTTACCTCAGGAAACAATAGCAATTTGGACTATTTTCTCAACAATTATTATTTTAATTAATTTATTGGATTTTGGTTTTAATCCTTCATTTACTCGCAATGTAGCTTATGTGTTTAGCGGTGTAAAGGCTTTAAAGACAAATGGCTTTTCTGTTGTTGACACTGGGCAAACAACAGATGTTGACTATAAACTACTGAAAGACCTTATTACTGTCATGCGTTTATTTTATTCATGCGTATCAGTAATTCTTTTTTTTATTCTAACCACAATAGGAACATATTATATTTATACTGTTCTAAAAACATATATCGGTAACCAAACTGAAGTATATATAGCTTGGTTTATATTGTGCTGCATAAATGCTTACTCCTTCTTTACCCTCTATTATGATTCCCTCTTACAAGGAAGAGGTTTAATAAAACGGTCAAAACAAATAGGGATTATAGGGCAGTCTTCATACTTGATTGTTGCAATAATTTTAATATTATCAGGATTTGGCCTTATTGCTATTGTTAGCGCACAGGCGGTATCAATTATCATTCGGAGAGTTTTATCGTATAATTCATTTTATACTGCGGATATCAGGCTTAATTTACATAATATAGTTAATCAAACACAGCGAGGTATTCTGAAGGCAATTTATCCGAATGCGATTAAAATTGGTATAAATAGTATAGGTGGCTTTTTGATTAATAGATCGCCTGTAGTTATTGGATCGCTTTATCTATCGCTGGATTTCATTGCTTCTTATGGTATAACGACACAGATTATTGGAGTTATTTCGTCATTGGCGAGTGTTTATTTTTCAACTTACTTGGTACAAATAATGCACTATCGAGTACAGAATAATATGGATGAAATAAAACATATCTATTTCAAGAGTTGCTTGTTATTCCTTATTATGTATATTTTTGGTGGACTGGTTCTTATATTTTTGGGTAATTTTATGTTAGATATAATAATTAAAAGCAAGACACCTCTTTTGTCACAACGATTTATTATTATATTATTGATTTCAGGTTTATTGGAAGCAAATACGAGTATTGCTGGTAATATATTGCTTACAAAAAATGAAGTTCCATTTTTTAAAGCGGGACTGATTTCTGGAATTTGTATATTAATTCTACTTCTTGCTCTTTTTAAATATACTAATTTAGGAGTATGGAGCATAATTTTTGCGCCTTGTGTTGTACAGTGTTGTTACTCATATTGGAAATGGCCTTTGAAGGCATATAGAGAATTAAACGTTAGTCAAGTGAGACATTAG
- a CDS encoding FkbM family methyltransferase: MKKKIITAMRIIYSKINKDIFYFKEFGLKNLLRAKGRHVAFPCLIEVKRTDCKYPFWLREPSTDVSMYSQIFINFEYDFAIEKEPEVIIDAGANIGLASIYFANKYRQAKIIAIEPEKNNFELLLKNTAQYTNIIPIQAALWNLDGKIDILDSGLGECGYMASDKSINTVLKTPSVRYVQQVTSVTIKKIVKEYQLDRIDILKMDIEGSEKEVFSNSVEWIDKVKSIIIELHEYMKSGCNRIFYNYTNDFDNEWQQGENVFLSKGHYLKKISR, from the coding sequence ATGAAAAAAAAAATAATTACTGCTATGCGAATCATTTATAGTAAAATAAATAAAGATATATTTTATTTTAAAGAATTCGGCTTAAAAAATTTACTTCGTGCAAAGGGTCGCCATGTTGCTTTTCCCTGTTTGATAGAGGTAAAGCGGACAGATTGCAAGTATCCATTTTGGCTTAGAGAACCCTCAACAGATGTTTCTATGTATTCACAAATATTTATTAATTTCGAGTATGATTTTGCCATAGAGAAAGAACCGGAAGTAATTATTGATGCAGGAGCAAATATAGGGTTAGCTTCTATTTATTTTGCAAATAAATACCGACAGGCTAAAATTATTGCTATAGAACCGGAAAAGAATAATTTTGAGTTATTGCTAAAAAATACAGCACAATATACAAACATTATACCTATTCAAGCAGCATTATGGAATTTGGATGGTAAAATTGATATATTGGATTCAGGATTGGGTGAATGTGGATATATGGCTTCAGATAAAAGTATAAATACGGTTTTAAAAACACCATCTGTGCGCTATGTTCAACAGGTTACATCAGTTACAATAAAAAAAATTGTTAAAGAATATCAATTAGACAGAATTGATATTCTTAAAATGGATATAGAGGGATCTGAAAAAGAAGTTTTCAGTAATTCTGTTGAATGGATAGATAAAGTAAAATCAATTATTATTGAATTACATGAATATATGAAAAGTGGATGCAATAGGATATTTTATAATTACACAAACGACTTTGATAATGAATGGCAACAGGGAGAAAATGTTTTCTTATCAAAAGGTCATTATCTTAAAAAGATTTCCAGGTAA
- a CDS encoding glycosyltransferase family 2 protein, with amino-acid sequence MPLVSVIMPVYNAEIFVRETIDSILNQTFHDFEFIIIDDASSDSSPDIIKSYNDPRIRFYKNEKNIGYVANLNRMIDLAQGKFIARQDNDDISHPDRLKKQVAFLQKYENVGVCGSYVQLIGTKKGLFKRPIRDKDIRARLLFFCPMVHPSVMMRASLFKQGIKYDEELSPAEDYNLWFEISKMTKIANIPRVLLYYRLHDNSVSNLKQDIQTNISDAIRHKIIEYSLSIRLTEEEKRVHDLVVRPHTISYNDLILLQEWLMHLQALSIKSNYYNTKAVKNAIFEAWSGVCRNNSIINPFQMLCFYYNSTFFNMHKIFIIQSLKTTIKILFKMVKNI; translated from the coding sequence ATGCCATTAGTATCGGTTATAATGCCTGTCTATAATGCTGAAATATTTGTCAGAGAAACTATAGACAGTATTTTAAATCAAACATTTCATGATTTTGAATTTATTATTATTGATGATGCCAGCAGTGATTCTTCGCCGGATATTATCAAATCTTATAATGATCCGAGAATTAGATTTTATAAAAATGAAAAAAATATTGGTTATGTCGCCAATCTTAATAGAATGATTGATTTGGCGCAGGGTAAATTTATTGCCCGCCAAGATAATGATGATATCTCACATCCTGACAGATTAAAAAAACAAGTTGCTTTTTTGCAAAAATATGAAAATGTAGGCGTTTGCGGATCCTATGTACAATTAATAGGTACAAAGAAAGGATTATTTAAACGACCTATAAGAGATAAGGATATCCGGGCAAGGCTTTTGTTTTTTTGTCCTATGGTGCATCCTTCTGTGATGATGAGGGCATCCCTTTTTAAACAGGGAATAAAATATGACGAGGAATTAAGTCCAGCTGAAGACTATAACCTGTGGTTTGAAATATCAAAAATGACAAAAATAGCAAATATACCAAGGGTATTACTGTATTATAGATTGCACGATAATAGTGTAAGTAACTTAAAGCAAGATATTCAAACAAATATAAGCGATGCTATTAGACATAAAATAATAGAATACTCATTATCAATTAGACTGACTGAGGAAGAAAAACGTGTTCATGATCTAGTTGTACGCCCACATACTATTAGTTATAACGACTTAATTTTATTGCAAGAATGGTTGATGCATCTTCAAGCGTTAAGTATTAAAAGCAATTATTATAATACAAAGGCTGTAAAGAATGCAATTTTTGAAGCCTGGTCTGGTGTTTGCAGAAATAACAGTATAATAAATCCGTTTCAAATGTTATGTTTTTATTATAATTCTACTTTTTTTAATATGCATAAAATATTTATAATTCAATCTCTTAAAACAACAATAAAAATACTATTTAAGATGGTAAAAAATATATGA
- a CDS encoding SDR family oxidoreductase: MKKKIYIAGCGGMLGEAFYGQYKDKYTLKCTDKDVNANWLSFLDFRDLKEYRNQVKEFAPDYLFHLGAYTDLEFCEKNPEDTYATNTISVENAVYIANELNIPLLYISTAGIFDGKKDLYDDWDVPNPLGVYARSKYIGERFVVENANRFLVCRAGWMMGAGPGKDKKFIQKLMKQLKDGKKELFIVNDKDGTPTYTHDFAKNVMLLLENEYWGLYNMVCGGQTSRYDVAVELLKILNLNDVVKLTAVSSDYFKETYFAARPPSERLLNQKLNIRNINVMRDWRIALKEYVNIYYKDYLF, translated from the coding sequence ATGAAAAAGAAGATATATATTGCTGGTTGTGGTGGAATGTTAGGGGAGGCTTTTTATGGGCAATACAAGGATAAGTATACTCTTAAATGTACTGATAAGGATGTAAATGCCAACTGGCTCAGTTTCCTTGATTTTCGTGATTTAAAGGAATATCGAAACCAAGTCAAAGAATTTGCGCCCGATTATCTGTTTCATTTAGGTGCTTATACTGATTTAGAATTTTGTGAAAAAAACCCGGAAGACACCTATGCAACTAATACTATATCGGTTGAAAATGCAGTATATATTGCCAATGAATTGAATATTCCTCTTTTGTATATTTCAACTGCGGGTATTTTTGACGGCAAAAAAGATTTGTATGATGATTGGGATGTGCCTAATCCCCTTGGTGTATATGCCCGTTCAAAATATATAGGGGAACGATTTGTAGTAGAAAACGCAAACCGTTTTTTGGTTTGTCGTGCAGGTTGGATGATGGGTGCAGGTCCAGGCAAGGATAAAAAATTTATTCAAAAGCTGATGAAACAGTTAAAAGATGGCAAAAAAGAACTTTTTATTGTAAATGATAAAGATGGAACCCCCACATATACTCATGACTTTGCAAAAAATGTAATGCTTTTGCTGGAAAATGAATATTGGGGATTGTATAATATGGTTTGTGGAGGACAAACAAGTCGCTATGATGTTGCTGTAGAGCTTTTAAAAATATTGAATTTAAATGATGTTGTCAAGTTAACCGCCGTTTCTTCTGATTATTTTAAAGAAACGTATTTTGCTGCTAGACCGCCGTCGGAACGCCTTTTAAATCAAAAATTAAATATTCGCAATATTAATGTAATGCGAGATTGGCGTATTGCCTTAAAGGAATATGTAAATATTTATTATAAAGATTATTTATTCTAA
- a CDS encoding EpsG family protein — protein sequence MIYIIFIVILFIFSLVEIIEFGNNILYKKDDKIFFILFSFFMISLSALRYKTGGDWYHYIPYFDNIKKTYNPLFDMEYGYFLLNVIFKHTFNNYFIMQFFLELFCGICVYHHIYKYSTHPVFSLFLYFFWMYFSLDMALNRQYLAVAIVLCGYKYIQKKKFFSYLLIIIIAMQFHSSAFACIVIYFFNKQLPTYLVCLVFLFSVCIGFWGHEITLSALKLVYPFMPLRFSSMIDLYLKSSIHTGVIEANTGLGVIMILLIAGIIVFLNSRKKMNPMFFNSFLVLFLVNRSGVGILGRFNCYFYLIGGGLFSYNILLDNDFFKKIFSIKYIYFVLVLSYFVFTFYKGTLFVRHYNWPPMWDLFVPYHIVFSSVDEPGRETLGLLLTRGVFNR from the coding sequence ATGATTTATATAATTTTTATAGTAATTCTTTTTATATTTTCTTTAGTTGAAATTATTGAATTTGGAAATAATATCTTATATAAAAAAGATGATAAAATATTTTTTATTCTATTTTCGTTTTTTATGATAAGTTTGTCAGCCCTTAGATATAAAACTGGAGGTGATTGGTATCATTATATTCCTTATTTTGATAATATAAAAAAGACTTATAATCCTTTGTTCGATATGGAATATGGATATTTTCTGTTAAACGTTATCTTTAAGCATACATTTAATAATTATTTTATAATGCAGTTTTTCCTTGAGCTGTTTTGTGGAATCTGTGTTTATCATCATATCTATAAGTATTCTACACACCCTGTTTTTTCATTATTTTTATACTTTTTTTGGATGTATTTTTCTTTAGATATGGCACTTAATCGTCAGTATTTAGCAGTGGCAATTGTTTTATGTGGCTATAAATATATACAGAAAAAAAAATTTTTTTCATATTTACTTATAATTATTATTGCTATGCAATTTCACAGCAGTGCATTTGCCTGTATAGTAATTTATTTTTTTAATAAACAATTGCCAACATATTTAGTTTGCCTTGTATTCTTATTTTCTGTTTGTATAGGATTTTGGGGACATGAAATAACCTTAAGTGCTTTGAAATTAGTTTATCCATTTATGCCGCTAAGATTTTCTAGCATGATAGACTTGTATCTAAAATCAAGTATACATACTGGAGTAATAGAAGCTAATACGGGACTTGGTGTTATTATGATATTATTAATAGCAGGCATAATAGTATTTCTAAACAGTAGAAAGAAAATGAATCCTATGTTCTTTAATAGTTTTCTTGTATTATTTTTAGTCAATCGTTCTGGTGTAGGAATTTTGGGACGCTTCAATTGCTATTTTTATCTAATTGGAGGTGGTTTATTTTCTTATAATATTCTTTTAGACAATGACTTCTTCAAAAAGATATTTTCAATAAAGTACATATATTTCGTATTGGTGTTATCATATTTTGTATTTACCTTTTATAAAGGCACTTTATTTGTAAGGCACTATAATTGGCCTCCAATGTGGGATCTATTTGTGCCATATCATATTGTTTTTTCTTCAGTTGATGAACCTGGTCGTGAAACCTTAGGCTTATTGTTAACTAGAGGAGTATTTAATAGATAG